From Algoriphagus sp. NG3, the proteins below share one genomic window:
- the cysM gene encoding cysteine synthase CysM codes for MKLFELIGNTPLVQLEHIPVNPAVKIFCKLEGQNPGGSVKDRAAYNMLKSAMDRGEINPGDKLVEATSGNTGIALAMVAKVLGLEMTLIMPDNSTKERVVSMEAYGAKVILTPAADTIEYSRTLAEQMNTEGYFMLDQFGNPDNYLAHYKTTGPEIWEDTDGKITHFVSAMGTTGTIMGVSKYLKERNPDIQIVGTQPTDGSSIPGIRRWSKEFLPKIFDPSRVDQVIDVSQNQATEMTRRMAKEEGILAGMSSGGALHAAIELSKTLKEGVIVCITCDRGDRYLSSDLFG; via the coding sequence ATGAAGCTATTTGAACTTATAGGGAATACACCATTGGTGCAGTTGGAACATATCCCGGTAAATCCAGCGGTTAAGATTTTTTGTAAACTGGAAGGTCAAAACCCAGGCGGGAGTGTAAAGGACAGGGCAGCATACAATATGCTCAAAAGTGCTATGGATCGCGGTGAAATCAATCCCGGGGATAAACTTGTAGAAGCCACTAGTGGGAACACAGGAATAGCTCTGGCTATGGTTGCAAAGGTTTTGGGCTTGGAGATGACCTTGATCATGCCTGATAACTCCACTAAAGAGCGGGTAGTCTCTATGGAAGCTTATGGTGCAAAGGTGATTTTGACTCCTGCGGCTGATACCATTGAGTATTCCAGAACCCTTGCTGAACAGATGAACACGGAAGGTTATTTTATGCTCGATCAGTTTGGCAATCCGGATAATTACCTGGCTCATTATAAGACCACCGGGCCGGAAATATGGGAGGATACCGACGGCAAGATCACACATTTTGTATCTGCTATGGGAACTACAGGTACGATCATGGGGGTTTCCAAATACCTAAAAGAGAGAAATCCTGATATACAGATCGTAGGGACACAGCCTACCGACGGATCCAGTATCCCGGGAATCAGAAGATGGTCAAAGGAGTTTTTACCGAAGATTTTTGACCCAAGCCGTGTGGATCAGGTGATAGATGTGAGCCAGAATCAGGCTACAGAAATGACCAGAAGGATGGCCAAAGAGGAGGGCATACTGGCAGGTATGAGTAGCGGAGGGGCATTGCACGCCGCAATCGAGCTTTCCAAAACCTTGAAGGAAGGGGTGATTGTATGCATTACCTGCGACAGGGGGGACAGGTATTTGAGCTCAGACCTATTTGGTTGA
- a CDS encoding pyridoxamine 5'-phosphate oxidase family protein: MNSINKNQEEHTREDLRGSEAVEKIRSLIDKSGSCFFVTSTSLNNSHKSRPMSVQKTDEAGNIWFLSAKDSMKNMEIVADTDVTLYFQGSSYSDFLELNGHAVISYDRDKIEELWDPTVKAWFTEGKDDPRISVIQFIPDSGYYWDNKHGNAVAGIKVLISAIAGKTMDDSIEGTLNV; encoded by the coding sequence ATGAACTCTATAAACAAGAACCAAGAAGAACATACTAGGGAAGACCTAAGAGGATCAGAAGCTGTGGAAAAAATCCGTAGTCTGATCGATAAGTCTGGCTCATGCTTTTTTGTGACCTCCACCAGCCTGAATAATTCCCACAAATCACGCCCCATGTCAGTACAGAAAACTGATGAGGCAGGAAACATCTGGTTTCTGAGTGCCAAAGACAGCATGAAGAACATGGAAATCGTAGCCGACACTGATGTGACCTTATATTTTCAAGGATCATCTTATTCCGACTTTCTGGAGCTTAATGGCCATGCCGTGATCTCTTATGATAGGGATAAAATCGAAGAACTTTGGGACCCTACAGTGAAAGCATGGTTTACAGAAGGAAAAGACGATCCAAGAATATCCGTGATCCAATTTATTCCGGACAGCGGATATTATTGGGACAATAAGCATGGAAATGCGGTGGCGGGTATCAAGGTGTTGATCAGCGCAATTGCAGGAAAAACAATGGATGATTCCATTGAAGGAACTTTAAACGTGTAG
- a CDS encoding acyltransferase family protein — MRAISPIQNRLVSLDVYRGLTMCLLIAEAALIYESFLEASTERSLANAFFMQFTHHPWNGLRFWDLIQPFFMFIVGVAMPFSLNKRMADSGDRKKVRKHILKRCLLLFLFGTGLHCVYSGEVVFELWNVLTQLSFTILVTFLLIRQSWKVQLGVSMGLLLLTEIMYRLYNPEVPYEHGTNFGNYTDMLLMGKINNGGWVAINCIPTAAHTIWGAICGNLLLSSKRDAAKIKALIVSGITFLVIGYGLDFTGITPIVKRIATTAFSFASGGWAILTLAFFYWLVDVKKSQAWVFPIIVVGMNSIFIYLFAEVLAHHWLFGFVGIFSSGIFAPLGIGEHSVKVITALLTWGAMWYLCYFLYKKKIFFRI; from the coding sequence ATGAGAGCAATAAGCCCAATCCAAAACCGCCTTGTTTCACTGGATGTTTATCGGGGACTTACGATGTGCCTCTTGATCGCCGAGGCTGCACTGATCTATGAATCATTTTTGGAAGCTAGTACCGAAAGAAGTTTAGCTAATGCGTTTTTCATGCAGTTTACTCACCATCCTTGGAATGGATTGAGATTCTGGGATTTGATCCAGCCTTTTTTCATGTTTATCGTGGGGGTAGCGATGCCATTTTCACTGAATAAAAGAATGGCAGATTCAGGAGATAGAAAGAAAGTCAGAAAGCATATCTTAAAGAGATGTTTATTGCTTTTTCTTTTCGGCACAGGTCTCCACTGTGTGTATTCAGGTGAGGTGGTTTTTGAGCTTTGGAACGTACTGACCCAACTTTCCTTTACCATCCTTGTCACCTTCCTGTTGATTAGACAGTCTTGGAAAGTGCAATTGGGAGTTTCTATGGGATTATTGCTCTTGACAGAAATCATGTATCGTCTATATAATCCCGAAGTACCCTATGAGCATGGAACCAACTTCGGAAACTATACCGATATGCTTTTAATGGGCAAAATCAACAACGGCGGCTGGGTAGCGATCAATTGCATCCCCACAGCAGCGCATACCATCTGGGGAGCTATATGCGGCAATCTGCTGCTTTCTTCTAAAAGAGATGCTGCAAAAATTAAAGCATTAATAGTCTCTGGAATTACCTTTCTAGTGATAGGTTATGGACTGGATTTTACGGGAATCACTCCTATTGTTAAGCGCATAGCGACAACCGCCTTCAGCTTTGCATCCGGCGGTTGGGCTATCTTGACACTGGCATTCTTCTACTGGCTGGTGGATGTCAAGAAAAGTCAAGCCTGGGTTTTCCCCATCATCGTGGTCGGCATGAACTCTATCTTCATTTACCTTTTTGCAGAGGTTCTGGCACATCACTGGCTCTTCGGCTTTGTGGGGATCTTCAGTTCAGGAATATTTGCTCCGCTTGGTATTGGTGAGCATTCTGTGAAAGTAATAACCGCATTGTTAACGTGGGGAGCGATGTGGTATTTGTGCTATTTTCTCTACAAGAAAAAAATATTCTTCAGGATATAG
- a CDS encoding VOC family protein has translation MNRFYTLATAISISFSVGFFVHSYFSPSENQKPELKPQENIKLGAFSVSLSVKNLEESKEFYEALGFEVFGGAIESNYFIMKNENALIGLFQGMFEGNILTFNPGWDENAQETPDFDDIRKIQEKLKNQEIEIINQADEASSGPASFMLKDPDGNMILFDQHR, from the coding sequence ATGAACAGGTTTTACACACTAGCTACAGCCATATCCATTTCCTTTAGCGTGGGGTTTTTCGTACATTCCTACTTCTCACCTTCCGAGAATCAAAAGCCAGAACTTAAACCACAGGAAAACATAAAACTTGGAGCTTTTTCAGTCAGCCTGAGTGTCAAGAACCTGGAAGAATCAAAGGAATTCTATGAGGCTTTAGGGTTTGAAGTTTTTGGAGGAGCCATAGAAAGCAACTACTTCATCATGAAAAATGAAAATGCATTGATTGGGTTATTTCAAGGGATGTTTGAAGGAAATATTCTGACCTTCAATCCAGGATGGGATGAAAATGCACAGGAAACCCCTGATTTCGATGATATCCGAAAAATCCAAGAAAAGCTAAAAAACCAAGAAATAGAAATCATAAATCAGGCTGACGAAGCCTCTTCAGGCCCTGCCAGCTTTATGTTAAAAGATCCTGATGGCAATATGATCTTGTTTGATCAGCACCGATAG
- a CDS encoding DinB family protein, giving the protein MNNNFHIWENNRNIFLKFLIHNSLEQLNKTPEGFNNNLLWNIGHVIVVQQRLVYGLANVPLNITDDLFQKYKPGTKPDIPEPQATVDLFAELLIQPIEQTKSDYNSGKLDDYTPYTTSKGFHLANAADAITFNNYHEALHLGTMISLLKFIK; this is encoded by the coding sequence ATGAATAACAACTTCCATATCTGGGAAAACAACCGAAACATTTTTCTTAAATTCCTCATTCACAACTCGCTTGAACAACTAAACAAGACCCCTGAAGGATTCAACAATAACCTGCTTTGGAATATCGGCCACGTCATCGTAGTGCAACAACGCCTTGTCTATGGCCTCGCAAATGTACCTTTGAATATCACTGATGATCTTTTCCAAAAATATAAACCTGGAACAAAACCTGACATCCCCGAACCTCAAGCCACCGTGGATCTTTTCGCAGAGCTTTTGATTCAACCCATCGAGCAGACAAAATCAGACTACAATTCTGGGAAACTGGATGATTACACGCCTTATACTACCTCCAAGGGATTTCATCTTGCCAATGCTGCCGACGCGATTACATTTAACAATTACCACGAGGCACTGCATCTGGGTACCATGATCAGCCTACTGAAATTCATCAAATAA
- a CDS encoding chaperone modulator CbpM: MAQHNLILIETLCTHYEIEVSFVDSLYNLGLIEILTVEQTRFIPEEKVADLEKMIRIHQDLEVNPEGIDVIFNLLKKVDSLQNELADTKSRLRRYKLENQ, encoded by the coding sequence ATGGCACAGCATAACTTAATACTTATAGAGACGCTTTGTACACATTATGAAATCGAAGTTTCGTTTGTGGACTCCCTGTATAACTTGGGTTTGATCGAAATTCTTACTGTAGAGCAGACCCGGTTTATCCCTGAAGAAAAAGTCGCTGATCTGGAAAAAATGATAAGAATCCATCAGGATCTTGAAGTCAATCCTGAAGGTATAGATGTGATCTTCAACCTCCTCAAGAAAGTAGATTCGCTTCAAAATGAACTGGCAGACACTAAAAGCCGACTGAGACGATACAAACTCGAAAACCAATAA
- a CDS encoding J domain-containing protein, with amino-acid sequence MAFIDYYSVLGIDKDASEADIKKAYRKQARKYHPDVNPDDKEAELKFKEVNEANEVLSDPEKRKKYDKYGQDWKHADQFEQAGAQGGGQRRSQGYGGTGSGGQAGYEGQDYSDFFESMFGGGGFRQGGRTAKFKGQDYHAELQLSMEDAYKTHKQVLTVNGENIRLTIAAGIADGQTIKIKGKGAPGINGGPNGDLYIKFNIKNDTKFQREGDNLYAKVEVDLYTAMLGGELVADTFDSKVKLKIAPETPNGAKVRLKGKGFPVYKKEGEFGDLILTYSIKNPTNLSEEEKKLFEELQKLR; translated from the coding sequence ATAAAGATGCCTCTGAAGCAGATATCAAAAAAGCTTACCGGAAACAAGCCCGGAAATATCACCCGGACGTAAATCCTGACGATAAAGAAGCAGAGCTAAAATTCAAAGAAGTAAACGAAGCCAACGAGGTACTGAGCGATCCTGAAAAGCGTAAAAAATACGATAAATATGGTCAGGACTGGAAGCATGCAGACCAATTTGAACAGGCTGGGGCTCAAGGTGGAGGACAGCGAAGAAGCCAAGGATATGGAGGAACAGGATCTGGAGGACAGGCTGGGTATGAAGGTCAAGACTATTCAGACTTCTTTGAGTCCATGTTTGGCGGCGGAGGCTTTCGCCAAGGAGGACGTACTGCCAAATTCAAAGGCCAAGACTATCATGCCGAACTACAACTCAGCATGGAGGATGCCTATAAAACCCACAAGCAGGTACTTACTGTCAATGGGGAGAATATACGCCTGACCATAGCTGCTGGAATTGCCGATGGGCAGACGATCAAGATCAAAGGAAAAGGTGCTCCCGGAATCAATGGTGGGCCAAATGGGGATCTATATATCAAATTCAACATCAAGAACGATACTAAATTCCAACGGGAAGGAGATAATCTATACGCCAAAGTGGAAGTGGATCTATATACCGCTATGCTGGGTGGAGAACTTGTCGCCGATACTTTTGATAGTAAAGTAAAGCTTAAAATAGCTCCGGAAACACCAAATGGGGCTAAAGTGCGATTAAAGGGCAAGGGGTTTCCCGTTTATAAGAAGGAAGGGGAATTTGGGGACCTCATCCTCACCTACTCTATTAAAAACCCAACAAATCTGAGCGAGGAAGAAAAGAAGTTGTTTGAAGAACTACAAAAATTACGATAA